One Pseudochaenichthys georgianus unplaced genomic scaffold, fPseGeo1.2 scaffold_792_arrow_ctg1, whole genome shotgun sequence DNA segment encodes these proteins:
- the LOC139433637 gene encoding trichohyalin-like — translation MEMNNRDELAAKLEILQKENQEMKLLLEQERTLRDKLEIEGAKNKEAMLNAYTEKSALLFKHNVNVKAQVIEQNILRFNNEDLNVKYGNLQRSHKKVEAKMAALRKAIQELKQLKEPCVEEQGVEMAALLKENKTLKQEKERCVEEKDAKMAALQKTNQELKQLKERCVEEEAVKIAALRERNQEITQLKERCVEEEAVKIAALRERNQEITQLKERCVEEEAVKIAALRERNQEITQLKERCVEEEAVKIAALRERNQEITQLKERCVKEEANMAALQTTNQELKQQNLRCVEEKDAEIATFLKENQTLKQEKERCVVEEVKVDKKEDVEVKVEPEVRHDVKMNALEIEQKVLRGKNEELNMKYGKLLKMHEKDKAEMAALRKTNQDLKQLKEPCVEEKDAEMAALQKTNQELKQEKLRFLEVKHFEIVVLHERNHELQQQKERCVEEKDAEIVALHERNQELEQQKERCVEEKDAEIVALHERNQELEQQKERCVEEKDAEIAALLKKQLKKPPKALCVVKEERVEVQVELEVEQEVRVDPPEQTNEPIPTTQRRTTPRWRRLINSFSCIRPNVNDD, via the coding sequence ATGGAGATGAACAATAGAGATGAGCTGGCAGCCAAGCTCGAGATTCTGCAAAAAGAAAATCAGGAAATGAAGTTGTTgctggagcaggagaggactttaaGGGATAAGCTTGAGATTGAAGGCGCTAAAAATAAGGAAGCGATGCTCAACGCATATACAGAGAAATCAGCGTTGCTATTTAAGCACAATGTGAACGTGAAAGCCCAGGTAATTGAGCAGAACATCTTGCGCTTCAACAATGAGGACCTGAACGTGAAATACGGAAACCTCCAGAGGTCACACAAGAAGGTTGAAGCCAAGATGGCCGCCTTGAGAAAGGCAATCCAGGAACTCAAACAACTGAAAGAACCCTGTGTTGAGGAGCAAGGTGTAGAGATGGCTGCTTTGTTGAAGGAAAACAAAACACTGAAACAAGAGAAGGAGCGTTGTGTTGAGGAGAAAGATGCAAAGATGGCCGCCTTGCAAAAGACTAACCAAGAACTCAAACAACTAAAGGAGCGTTGTGTTGAGGAGGAAGCTGTAAAGATAGCTGCTCTGCGTGAGAGAAACCAGGAAATCACACAACTGAAGGAGCGTTGTGTTGAGGAGGAAGCTGTAAAGATAGCTGCTCTGCGTGAGAGAAACCAGGAAATCACACAACTGAAGGAGCGTTGTGTTGAGGAGGAAGCTGTAAAGATAGCTGCTCTGCGTGAGAGAAACCAGGAAATCACACAACTGAAGGAGCGTTGTGTTGAGGAGGAAGCTGTAAAGATAGCTGCTCTGCGTGAGAGAAACCAGGAAATCACACAACTGAAGGAGCGTTGTGTTAAGGAGGAGGCAAATATGGCCGCCTTGCAAACAACAAACCAGGAACTCAAACAACAAAACTTGCGTTGCGTTGAGGAGAAAGATGCAGAGATAGCTACTTTTCTGAAGGAAAACCAAACACTGAAACAAGAGAAGGAACGTTGTGTGGTGGAGGAGGTGAAGGTGGACAAGAAGGAGGATGTGGAGGTGAAAGTGGAACCAGAAGTTAGGCACGATGTGAAAATGAATGCCCTGGAAATTGAGCAGAAAGTCTTGCGCGGAAAGAATGAGGAACTGAACATGAAATATGGAAAGCTCCTCAAGATGCACGAGAAGGACAAAGCAGAGATGGCCGCCTTGAGAAAGACAAACCAGGATCTCAAACAACTGAAAGAACCCTGTGTTGAGGAGAAGGATGCAGAGATGGCTGCCTTGCAAAAGACAAACCAGGAACTCAAACAAGAGAAGTTGCGTTTTCTTGAGGTGAAACATTTTGAGATAGTCGTTTTGCATGAGAGAAACCATGAACTCCAACAACAGAAGGAACGTTgtgtggaggagaaggatgcagagatagttgctttgcatgagagaaaccaggaactggaacaacagaaggaacgttgtgtggaggagaaggatgcagagatagttgctttgcatgagagaaaccaggaactggaacaacagaaggaacgttgtgtggaggagaaggatgcagaGATTGCCGCCTTGCTGAAGAAACAGCTGAAAAAACCACCAAAGGCACTCTGCGTGGTGAAGGAGGAGCGTGTGGAGGTACAGGTGGAGTTGGAGGTGGAACAGGAAGTGAGGGTGGATCCACCTGAGCAAACCAATGAGCCGATCCCCACAACGCAGAGGAGGACAACACCACGGTGGAGAAGATTAATCAATTCCTTTTCTTGTATCCGCCCAAACGTCAACGATGACTAA